ATTCGTCGTTACGAGATGGGTGCTGACAAAATCGAACAGCTCGAAGCATCCGAAGACGAGCTTGATGACATCCGCGAAGCAAAAAACTATATTCAGGCACTCAGCGAGGGTATAAGCCACTTCAACGAAGTTGGCAGAAGTTGGAAAAATATTGATCAATCCCTACTCAAATCGATCCATGAGACACTCATGGTTGGTGGTCGGACCGATGAAGACGATCTTATGCCTGGTGAATTTCGTTACGATCACGGCGATTTCGTGGTGATCAAAGAAGAAGAAAGTTGGAAAAAGCCGATTCGATTTGTTCCGCCCAAACCCAACATGGCACATGCTGATTTAGATGCACTCATTGAGTACATTCAAAGCGGTGGTGATTATCCAACACTTATCGATATTGCACTCATACACTATCAGTTTGAGACGATTCATCCATTTCGTGATGGTAATGGACGGGTTGGGCGATTGCTGATCATTCTGCTTTTGATCAGCGGAGATACGCTAGCTCACCCCGTGTTATACCTCAGTTCATACTTCAGGCAGTTTCGTGACCAATATACCGATTTGCTGTTGAATGTTTCAGAGAAGGGGGTGTGGGAAGAATGGATCCTCTTTTTCTTAACAGGAATTCGTCGGCAGGCAGAGGAGGCATTCGTTCGTGCAAAACTACTTCTAGTGCTTCGTGATCGGTACAAAACAACGTACGCTACTGCCCCAACATCCGTGAGTCGTCTCACTGAGGGGCTTATTTCTAAACCATACTTCTCTGTTAACGAAGCTGCAGAAATGATGGGAATGACATATCAATCAGCTAGCAACGCTATTGAGCAGCTCGTTGCCGATGGTCGTGTACGACAATTCAATGATCAACGGCGTAACCGAATATTTGAAGCTATTGACGTCACCGCGATAATAGAATATGATTATGCACAGTTGCCAGAGCCACGGGATGTCGTTGACCGGGATACAGTAGACCTTCCTTTAGATATCGGCCCTTGATTCAAGTGAAGGTCAACAATCCCATGTTGCAGATCATTCGGTCCACCGGAGCAAGAGGAGCGTCCCCTCGAACAGCGTGATCATCGTCGCGGCGACGATGATCGGGGCCATCCCGGT
This is a stretch of genomic DNA from Halococcus salsus. It encodes these proteins:
- a CDS encoding Fic family protein encodes the protein MIDGYDLPDEAPGEYIPLREDRGLAKAYRPNPLPPKLAVSSEIVEELTSAAYALGQLDGVAGEVEQRNAIFSSFVYKEAEQSSQIEGTRVTVSDIRRYEMGADKIEQLEASEDELDDIREAKNYIQALSEGISHFNEVGRSWKNIDQSLLKSIHETLMVGGRTDEDDLMPGEFRYDHGDFVVIKEEESWKKPIRFVPPKPNMAHADLDALIEYIQSGGDYPTLIDIALIHYQFETIHPFRDGNGRVGRLLIILLLISGDTLAHPVLYLSSYFRQFRDQYTDLLLNVSEKGVWEEWILFFLTGIRRQAEEAFVRAKLLLVLRDRYKTTYATAPTSVSRLTEGLISKPYFSVNEAAEMMGMTYQSASNAIEQLVADGRVRQFNDQRRNRIFEAIDVTAIIEYDYAQLPEPRDVVDRDTVDLPLDIGP